From a region of the Arachis ipaensis cultivar K30076 chromosome B09, Araip1.1, whole genome shotgun sequence genome:
- the LOC107618814 gene encoding LEAF RUST 10 DISEASE-RESISTANCE LOCUS RECEPTOR-LIKE PROTEIN KINASE-like 2.1 has protein sequence MYRCVIVSIILYSVLSRTTLSSYVDPHYLACEPQTCGNQSIRYPFYIQGKQQPFCGYPGFAISCDSNGFLILSLSNTPYIIHQIFYHNQSLRVSNAAFSSANNTNTPDSCISAAHNLTLPPTSTFNLVHQNNHKDIVLFFGCNLSSMPLELLDYRIGCSEATNKTDGSVLALYKDDVKTVSLVSKSCGTGGEVVDAVVEESEGVGIEEKLRRGFMLNWTASDCKLCNSTGGRCGFNSTIFTFQCYCTDRIHASKCVISDGRSKASMMMGLALGLAAAVTLLLVMVTLYYTRWKKQNSKHLLVDAFLERHGHLQIKRYSYSDMKKVTNSFKNKLGEGGFGSVYKGQLKDGRHVAVKILSELKGDGEDFINEVVSMSRTSHVNIVALLGFCFQGSKQGLVYEFMPNGSLEKLLSDENDVIGDRQLDYQTLYDIAIGVAKGLEYLHKGCNTRILHFDIKPHNILLDENFCPKISDFGLAKVCTRKESMVSISGTRGTAGYIAPEVFSRNFGVISHKSDVYSYGMMVLEMVGRRRNIKTEVDASSETYFPYWIYNRLVSNQELGLQSISNEFDNEKVRKLTIVSLWCIQTNPSNRPSISKVVEMLEGRVELLQLPPKPFWFSPSASP, from the exons ATGTACCGTTGTGTTATCGTTAGCATCATCCTCTACTCTGTGTTGAGCAGAACCACTTTGAGCAGTTATGTGGATCCACACTACCTGGCATGTGAACCCCAAACATGCGGCAACCAATCCATAAGATACCCCTTCTACATCCAAGGCAAACAGCAACCTTTCTGTGGCTACCCTGGTTTTGCCATCTCTTGTGATAGTAATGGCTTTCTGATTCTCAGTCTCTCTAATACTCCTTACATCATCCATCAAATATTCTACCACAACCAATCACTCAGAGTTTCCAATGCTGCCTTTTCATCAGCCAACAACACTAACACGCCAGATTCTTGTATTTCTGCTGCACACAACCTCACCCTTCCTCCAACCAGTACCTTCAATCTTGTTCATCAGAATAATCATAAGGACATCGTGTTGTTCTTCGGCTGTAACCTGTCATCCATGCCCCTAGAGTTGTTAGATTACAGAATTGGGTGTTCTGAAGCGACCAACAAAACGGATGGTTCGGTTCTGGCATTGTATAAGGACGATGTAAAAACAGTAAGCTTGGTGTCCAAGAGTTGCGGGACTGGCGGAGAGGTGGTGGACGCGGTCGTGGAAGAGAGTGAAGGAGTTGGGATAGAAGAGAAGCTGAGGAGAGGGTTCATGCTGAATTGGACAGCGAGTGATTGCAAGTTGTGCAATAGCACAGGAGGAAGGTGTGGCTTCAATTCAACTATATTCACTTTCCAGTGTTACTGCACTGATCGAATTCATGCTTCCAAATGTGTTATTTcag ATGGTAGAAGCAAGGCTTCCATGATGATGGGACTTGCACTCGGACTAG CTGCTGCGGTTACTCTGCTGTTAGTAATGGTCACCCTCTACTACACAAGATGGAAGAAGCAAAACTCAAAACACCTTCTGGTTGATGCCTTTTTGGAGAGGCATGGACACCTTCAAATCAAGAGGTACAGCTATTCCGACATGAAGAAAGTGACCAACTCCTTCAAAAACAAACTAGGTGAAGGGGGATTTGGCAGTGTATACAAAGGACAATTAAAGGATGGACGACATGTTGCAGTGAAGATCCTAAGTGAATTGAAAGGTGATGGTGAAGATTTCATCAATGAAGTTGTGAGCATGAGCAGAACTTCTCATGTTAACATTGTTGCTCTTCTTGGCTTCTGCTTTCAAGGTTCTAAACAAGGACTAGTTTATGAATTTATGCCTAATGGGTCCCTTGAGAAGCTACTCTCTGATGAAAATGACGTGATAGGGGATCGCCAATTAGATTATCAAACTTTATATGATATTGCAATTGGTGTTGCTAAAGGACTAGAGTATCTGCATAAGGGCTGCAATACTAGAATTCTGCATTTTGATATAAAGCCTCATAACATTCTCTTGGATGAGAATTTTTGTCCCAAAATTTCAGACTTTGGACTTGCGAAAGTTTGTACAAGAAAAGAAAGCATGGTATCGATATCTGGTACAAGAGGAACTGCAGGTTATATTGCCCCAGAGGTATTTTCTAGGAATTTCGGTGTAATATCACATAAGTCGGATGTTTATAGTTATGGAATGATGGTTTTAGAGATGGTTGGGAGAAGAAGGAATATCAAGACTGAAGTAGATGCTTCAAGTGAAACGTATTTTCCTTATTGGATATACAATAGACTTGTGTCAAATCAAGAGCTTGGTCTGCAGAGTATAAGCAATGAATTTGATAACGAGAAGGTAAGAAAGCTGACAATAGTGAGCTTATGGTGCATTCAAACTAACCCTTCAAATCGGCCATCAATAAGTAAGGTGGTGGAAATGCTAGAAGGAAGAGTTGAATTGTTACAATTGCCACCTAAACCATTTTGGTTTTCTCCCTCGGCCTCTCCCTAA
- the LOC107618812 gene encoding LEAF RUST 10 DISEASE-RESISTANCE LOCUS RECEPTOR-LIKE PROTEIN KINASE-like 2.1 isoform X1 has protein sequence MYRCVIISIILYSVLSRTTLCSYVDPQFEACKPQTCGNQSISYPFYIQYKQEPFCGYPGFGISCDSNGFPVLNLSNTPYIIHQIFYHNQSLRVANAAFSSTNTTTADYCLSLTRNLTLPSTKIFSLVHQNHNKDILLFFGCNLSSLPTELTNYRIGCSEANNKTGGSILALYKDDVKTVSSVSKSCGRGGEVVHAGVEESEAGGIQEALRRGFMLNWNASDCKPCSSSGGRCGFNVTMYFFQCYCTDRIHASRCVIPDGRSKASMKIGLALGLAFAAAAVILLLVMVTYYTRWKKENSKHHLVDAFLERHGHLQIKRYSYSEMKKVTNSFKNKLGQGGFGSVYKGQLQDGRHVAVKILSELKGDGDDFINEVASMSRTSHVNIIALLGFCFQGSKRALVYEFMPNGSLEKLIYEENAVIGDRQLDCQTLYDIAIGVARGLEYLHKGCNTRILHFDIKPHNILLDENFLPKISDFGLAKICTRKESIVSIFGARGTVGYIAPEVFSRNFGVVSHKSDVYSYGMMVLEMVGRRKNIKAEVDASSEIYFPYWIHNRLVSNQELGLQNIRNEYDNEMVRKMTIVSLWCIQTKPSTRPSISKVVEMLEGRTELLQLPPKPYWFSPSNSP, from the exons ATGTACCGTTGTGTTATCATCAGCATCATCCTCTACTCTGTGTTGAGCAGAACCACTTTGTGCAGTTATGTGGATCCACAGTTTGAAGCATGTAAACCCCAAACATGCGGCAACCAATCCATAAGCTACCCTTTCTACATCCAATACAAGCAGGAACCTTTCTGTGGGTACCCTGGTTTTGGCATCTCTTGTGATAGTAATGGCTTCCCAGTTCTCAATCTCTCTAATACTCCTTACATCATCCATCAAATATTCTACCACAACCAATCACTCAGAGTCGCCAATGCTGCCTTTTCATCAACCAACACCACCACAGCTGATTATTGTCTTTCCCTTACACGGAACCTCACCCTTCCCTCAACCAAGATCTTCAGTCTTGTTCATCAGAATCATAATAAGGACATCTTACTGTTCTTCGGCTGTAACCTGTCATCCCTGCCCACAGAGTTGACAAATTACAGAATTGGGTGTTCTGAAGCCAACAACAAAACGGGTGGTTCGATTCTGGCATTGTATAAGGACGATGTCAAAACAGTAAGCTCGGTGTCTAAGAGTTGCGGGAGGGGCGGAGAGGTGGTGCACGCGGGGGTGGAAGAGAGTGAAGCAGGAGGGATACAAGAGGCGCTGAGGAGAGGGTTCATGCTGAATTGGAATGCGAGTGATTGTAAGCCGTGCAGTAGCAGCGGAGGAAGGTGTGGCTTCAATGTAACTATGTATTTTTTCCAGTGTTACTGCACTGATAGAATTCATGCTTCCAGATGTGTTATTCCAG ATGGTAGAAGCAAGGCTTCCATGAAGATTGGACTTGCACTCGGACTAG CCTTTGCAGCTGCTGCAGTTATTCTGCTGTTAGTAATGGTCACCTACTACACAAGATGGAAGAAGGAAAACTCAAAACACCACCTGGTTGATGCCTTTTTGGAGAGACATGGACACCTTCAAATCAAGAGGTACAGCTATTCCGAGATGAAGAAAGTGACCAATTCCTTCAAAAACAAACTAGGCCAAGGGGGGTTTGGCAGTGTATACAAAGGACAATTACAGGACGGACGACATGTAGCAGTGAAGATCCTAAGTGAACTGAAAGGTGATGGTGATGATTTCATCAATGAAGTTGCTAGTATGAGCAGAACCTCTCACGTTAACATTATTGCTCTTCTTGGATTCTGCTTTCAAGGTTCCAAACGAGCTTTGGTTTATGAATTTATGCCCAATGGGTCACTTGAGAAGTTAATCTATGAAGAAAATGCTGTGATAGGGGATCGCCAATTGGATTGCCAGACTTTATATGATATTGCAATTGGTGTTGCCCGAGGACTTGAATATTTGCACAAGGGCTGCAATACTAGAATCTTGCATTTTGACATTAAGCCTCATAACATTCTATTAGATGAAAATTTCCTACCCAAAATTTCAGACTTTGGACTTGCAAAAATTTGCACAAGAAAAGAAAGTATAGTATCAATATTTGGTGCTAGAGGAACTGTAGGTTATATTGCCCCGGAGGTATTTTCTAGAAACTTTGGTGTAGTATCACATAAGTCAGATGTTTATAGTTATGGAATGATGGTCTTAGAAATGGTTGGAAGAAGAAAGAATATCAAGGCTGAAGTTGATGCATCGAGTGAGATATATTTTCCTTATTGGATACACAATAGACTTGTATCAAATCAAGAGCTTGGTCTGCAAAATATAAGAAATGAATATGATAATGAGATGGTCAGAAAGATGACAATAGTGAGTTTATGGTGCATTCAAACCAAGCCTTCAACTCGACCATCAATTAGTAAGGTGGTGGAAATGTTGGAAGGAAGAACTGAGTTGTTGCAATTGCCTCCTAAACCATATTGGTTTTCTCCTTCAAACTCTCCCTGA
- the LOC107616170 gene encoding uncharacterized protein LOC107616170: protein MLVREMKMVSSMLHVFSRSLLLVFFLLLLSCNSNRVWGCPPSIPCGDLGDLRFPFTSRPHSECGLLVIDGCEDDPGATKSIQNNNRWFNILNGSLTQSNITVRDDGLVVSRSSITIRDDNLYTLLSSRSCEVLGYDSAKTFRIDTPLASSQVMYSASLLKCNHSIDPRPSYVLPNSTVCGIRNDTFYGVSNVSKYKEIEGCSLIELPLGGPIVVLQDPNTLLSSLTADIPIQINLSPNCSHCNIVYRGLCKIDNSGRFYCHTPRKTRKTITIAGKQKIHYIRPSFKYSSI from the exons ATGTTGGTGAGAGAAATGAAGATGGTTTCATCAATGCTGCATGTGTTTAGTAGGTCTCTCTTGCTCGTATTCTTCTTGTTGTTGCTTTCATGCAACAGCAACAGGGTATGGGGATGTCCACCTTCAATTCCGTGCGGAGATCTCGGCGATCTGCGTTTCCCATTCACCAGCAGACCTCACTCGGAGTGCGGCCTCCTGGTGATAGATGGCTGCGAAGATGATCCAGGCGCCACTAAAAGCATTCAGAACAACAACCGTTGGTTCAATATTCTCAACGGAAGCCTTACCCAGTCAAACATCACCGTCAGAGACGACGGTTTAGTGGTTTCACGATCTTCAATAACCATCAGAGACGACAATCTCTATACTCTCCTGTCATCAAGAAGCTGTGAGGTTTTGGGGTATGACTCTGCCAAAACATTCAGAATCGACACACCTTTGGCTTCTTCTCAGGTGATGTACTCAGCAAGCCTTCTTAAATGCAACCATAGCATCGATCCAAGGCCTTCGTATGTTCTTCCAAACTCTACGGTATGTGGAATTAGAAACGATACGTTCTACGGAGTGAGTAACGTATCCAAATACAAGGAGATCGAAGGGTGTTCGTTGATTGAGCTTCCACTGGGTGGACCAATTGTGGTCCTCCAAGATCCCAACACCCTGCTAAGTTCCCTCACCGCTGATATTCCAATCCAAATAAACCTGTCTCCCAATTGTTCTCATTGTAACATTGTTTATAGAGGCCTTTGCAAAATCGACAACTCCGGCAGGTTTTACTGTCACACACCTC GCAAAACTAGGAAGACGATTACAATAGCAGGTAAACAAAAAATTCATTATATTCGTCCTTCTTTTAAGTATTCCTCCATTTGA
- the LOC107618812 gene encoding LEAF RUST 10 DISEASE-RESISTANCE LOCUS RECEPTOR-LIKE PROTEIN KINASE-like 2.1 isoform X2, protein MYRCVIISIILYSVLSRTTLCSYVDPQFEACKPQTCGNQSISYPFYIQYKQEPFCGYPGFGISCDSNGFPVLNLSNTPYIIHQIFYHNQSLRVANAAFSSTNTTTADYCLSLTRNLTLPSTKIFSLVHQNHNKDILLFFGCNLSSLPTELTNYRIGCSEANNKTGGSILALYKDDVKTVSSVSKSCGRGGEVVHAGVEESEAGGIQEALRRGFMLNWNASDCKPCSSSGGRCGFNVTMYFFQCYCTDRIHASRCVIPDGRSKASMKIGLALGLAAAVILLLVMVTYYTRWKKENSKHHLVDAFLERHGHLQIKRYSYSEMKKVTNSFKNKLGQGGFGSVYKGQLQDGRHVAVKILSELKGDGDDFINEVASMSRTSHVNIIALLGFCFQGSKRALVYEFMPNGSLEKLIYEENAVIGDRQLDCQTLYDIAIGVARGLEYLHKGCNTRILHFDIKPHNILLDENFLPKISDFGLAKICTRKESIVSIFGARGTVGYIAPEVFSRNFGVVSHKSDVYSYGMMVLEMVGRRKNIKAEVDASSEIYFPYWIHNRLVSNQELGLQNIRNEYDNEMVRKMTIVSLWCIQTKPSTRPSISKVVEMLEGRTELLQLPPKPYWFSPSNSP, encoded by the exons ATGTACCGTTGTGTTATCATCAGCATCATCCTCTACTCTGTGTTGAGCAGAACCACTTTGTGCAGTTATGTGGATCCACAGTTTGAAGCATGTAAACCCCAAACATGCGGCAACCAATCCATAAGCTACCCTTTCTACATCCAATACAAGCAGGAACCTTTCTGTGGGTACCCTGGTTTTGGCATCTCTTGTGATAGTAATGGCTTCCCAGTTCTCAATCTCTCTAATACTCCTTACATCATCCATCAAATATTCTACCACAACCAATCACTCAGAGTCGCCAATGCTGCCTTTTCATCAACCAACACCACCACAGCTGATTATTGTCTTTCCCTTACACGGAACCTCACCCTTCCCTCAACCAAGATCTTCAGTCTTGTTCATCAGAATCATAATAAGGACATCTTACTGTTCTTCGGCTGTAACCTGTCATCCCTGCCCACAGAGTTGACAAATTACAGAATTGGGTGTTCTGAAGCCAACAACAAAACGGGTGGTTCGATTCTGGCATTGTATAAGGACGATGTCAAAACAGTAAGCTCGGTGTCTAAGAGTTGCGGGAGGGGCGGAGAGGTGGTGCACGCGGGGGTGGAAGAGAGTGAAGCAGGAGGGATACAAGAGGCGCTGAGGAGAGGGTTCATGCTGAATTGGAATGCGAGTGATTGTAAGCCGTGCAGTAGCAGCGGAGGAAGGTGTGGCTTCAATGTAACTATGTATTTTTTCCAGTGTTACTGCACTGATAGAATTCATGCTTCCAGATGTGTTATTCCAG ATGGTAGAAGCAAGGCTTCCATGAAGATTGGACTTGCACTCGGACTAG CTGCTGCAGTTATTCTGCTGTTAGTAATGGTCACCTACTACACAAGATGGAAGAAGGAAAACTCAAAACACCACCTGGTTGATGCCTTTTTGGAGAGACATGGACACCTTCAAATCAAGAGGTACAGCTATTCCGAGATGAAGAAAGTGACCAATTCCTTCAAAAACAAACTAGGCCAAGGGGGGTTTGGCAGTGTATACAAAGGACAATTACAGGACGGACGACATGTAGCAGTGAAGATCCTAAGTGAACTGAAAGGTGATGGTGATGATTTCATCAATGAAGTTGCTAGTATGAGCAGAACCTCTCACGTTAACATTATTGCTCTTCTTGGATTCTGCTTTCAAGGTTCCAAACGAGCTTTGGTTTATGAATTTATGCCCAATGGGTCACTTGAGAAGTTAATCTATGAAGAAAATGCTGTGATAGGGGATCGCCAATTGGATTGCCAGACTTTATATGATATTGCAATTGGTGTTGCCCGAGGACTTGAATATTTGCACAAGGGCTGCAATACTAGAATCTTGCATTTTGACATTAAGCCTCATAACATTCTATTAGATGAAAATTTCCTACCCAAAATTTCAGACTTTGGACTTGCAAAAATTTGCACAAGAAAAGAAAGTATAGTATCAATATTTGGTGCTAGAGGAACTGTAGGTTATATTGCCCCGGAGGTATTTTCTAGAAACTTTGGTGTAGTATCACATAAGTCAGATGTTTATAGTTATGGAATGATGGTCTTAGAAATGGTTGGAAGAAGAAAGAATATCAAGGCTGAAGTTGATGCATCGAGTGAGATATATTTTCCTTATTGGATACACAATAGACTTGTATCAAATCAAGAGCTTGGTCTGCAAAATATAAGAAATGAATATGATAATGAGATGGTCAGAAAGATGACAATAGTGAGTTTATGGTGCATTCAAACCAAGCCTTCAACTCGACCATCAATTAGTAAGGTGGTGGAAATGTTGGAAGGAAGAACTGAGTTGTTGCAATTGCCTCCTAAACCATATTGGTTTTCTCCTTCAAACTCTCCCTGA
- the LOC107616172 gene encoding LEAF RUST 10 DISEASE-RESISTANCE LOCUS RECEPTOR-LIKE PROTEIN KINASE-like 2.1: MCYLEFLFSYLEVKKATNSFKDKLGQGGYGSVYKGKLSDGTLVAVKVLSESKGNGEEFINEVASISVTSHVNIVELLGFYLEETKRALIYKYMPNGSVEKFIYEGRDSKAFNPNLTCKTMYKIAIGVARGLDYLHKGCNSKIVHFDIKPHNILLDEDFCPKISDFGLAKICMEKESILSLMIARGTIGYIAPEVFSRNFGEVSHKSDVYSYGMMVLEMIGERKNRNIKDESSSEMYFPHWIYRRLEQNQEPELQCIKNEIDKETIQKMIVVSLWCIQTDPSNRPTMSKVVDMMESTFESLQMPPKPYLSSPPRSFPLDSTNSSLSKCKSL; encoded by the exons atgTGTTATTTAGAATTCTT GTTCAGTTATTTAGAGGTAAAGAAGGCAACCAACTCCTTCAAAGACAAACTGGGTCAAGGAGGTTATGGTAGCGTATACAAAGGGAAGTTATCTGATGGAACCCTTGTGGCAGTGAAGGTTTTAAGTGAATCAAAAGGTAATGGTGAAGAATTTATCAATGAAGTTGCTAGCATAAGTGTGACTTCTCATGTTAACATTGTTGAATTATTGGGATTCTATTTGGAAGAGACTAAAAGAGCTTTAATATATAAGTATATGCCTAATGGATCAGTTGAAAAATTTATTTATGAAGGCAGAGATTCAAAAGCGTTCAATCCAAACTTGACTTGCAAAACAATGTATAAGATCGCAATTGGTGTTGCTCGAGGGTTAGACTATTTGCACAAAGGGTGTAACAGCAAAATTGTACATTTTGATATCAAACCTCACAATATCTTATTAGATGAAGATTTTTGTCCAAAGATTTCTGATTTTGGACTTGCAAAAATATGCATGGAAAAAGAAAGCATCCTGTCATTAATGATTGCTAGAGGAACTATAGGTTATATTGCACCTGAAGTGTTCTCACGGAATTTTGGTGAGGTGTCTCATAAATCCGATGTATATAGTTATGGAATGATGGTTTTAGAAATGATTGGAGAAAGAAAAAACAGGAACATTAAAGATGAATCTTCAAGTGAAATGTATTTTCCTCATTGGATTTACAGGCGTCTTGAGCAGAACCAAGAACCTGAATTGCAATGTATCAAGAATGAAATTGATAAAGAAACGATACAGAAGATGATAGTAGTGAGCTTATGGTGCATACAAACTGACCCATCAAATAGGCCAACAATGAGCAAGGTGGTAGATATGATGGAATCAACCTTTGAGTCTCTACAAATGCCACCAAAACCTTATCTATCTTCACCTCCTAGATCTTTCCCACTAGATTCAACAAATTCATCACTCTCAAAATGTAAGTCATTATGA